CGCCGGTACGCGGCAACAGCCCGACGCGCATGGGGTGCCGGTCGTTCCACACGTACGGCACGATCGCGCCCGCCTCCGCGGCGGCGCCGTCGAAGGTGATCGGCACGTCCACGATCACCACGTACTTCTCGGTGAGCGCGAAGTCGTGCATCATCGGCGCGTCCGCGACGGCGATGCGAGTGGTGCGCACCGCCCGGCCGGTCCGGTCGATCATGATGTGCCTGACATGGTCCCAGGTGGGGTAGTACGCGATCGCGTGCAGTTCGTCGGCCACCGCGTCGTACTTGGTGTGCGCGGTGAACGCGCCCGTGAGCGTGGAGTGGAAGTCGTAGGGGCGTACGGTGTTGAGGTCGCCGTCCAGTTCGTAGGGCAGCGGCCCGCTCTCCTGCAAGGCCAGGATGCGGCCCTTGTACGGGATCACGTGCGTGTTGCACGCGAAGTCGTCGGGGGGTGCCTGGCCGGGGTAGGTCTCCCCCAGTTCCGCCGCGACCTGGGAGGACCGCACCCAGCGGTTGCGGTACCACTCCGCGCGCCCGCCGCGGAGCCGGACCCCGTGCACCATGCCGTCGCCGAGCATCCAGTGGTGAGCACGACGGACGTCCTCAAGGTGCAGTGGGTTCGGGCCGTTGCGCAGGTAGCGGCCGTCCAGGTCGTGCGGGATGCGGCCGGTCACCTCGAGGTCGAAGGCGGTCAACTCCTCGGTGACCGGCGCGAAGGCACCTTCCAGGAACGGTGTCGCCCCGGTCGTGCCCCCCGTCCCGGCCGTGGGACCCGCCTGTGCCGCGGCCGTGAAGAAGCCGGGGCCGAGACCGCTGCCGGCCACGCTGCCCGCTGCCGCGACCGCGGCGCCCTTGAGGAGCCTGCGCCGTGTGTGACTGGCCATCATGTTTCCCCGTTCCCGTGTCGATGCCGGCGCTGTCGGCCGGACTTCGGTGACGGGAGCAACCCTCCTCCCCGGCGGCCGGTGAAGCAGTCGGCCCAGGCCCCGGATCGGGGGTGCTGTTGACACCACCGCTCCAGGCGACATGGGCCCACCGGAGGACGGCCGGGCCGGTGTAGTGCAGCTCAGTCCCGTCCCGGCCGGGAAGCGGCGCCGTACCCGGAGTCGCACAGTTCGGCGACGAGGCCGCGTGCGTACTCCTCGTTCGTTTCCGGGATCGAGAACACCACCCGGAAGTAGAGGGGTGCGACCACGTGATCCAGCACCCGCTCCAGTGGGGGTGCGCTCTCGCCCCGCCGCTCCGCGGCCTCCAGAGCGGCGTGGAACCGGGTGCTGACCCGCTCCAGGCACTCGCGCAACCCCGCTCGCCGCTCGTCCACGTCCGGGGCCACTTCGGCCCGGAAGAAGGCGACGCCGCCCGGCTGGGACAGGTCGGTGAGCGTCCACACGGCGGCCCGTTCCAGGTCCTTGCGCAGATCTCCGAGCAGCTCCGGCGCCCCCTCGTCCTGGCGCTGGGCCGCCACGTCCGCCAGAAGGGCGGAGATCGTCCCCCAACGGCGGTACAGCGAGCTGGGGTTGACGCCCGCTCGGCGCGCCACCACGGGGATGGTGACCTTCTCGGCTCCGACTTCCTGCACCAGGTCCACGGTCGCCCGGTGCACGGCGGCGCGCACGCGGGCGCTCCGGCCGCCGGGACGGCTGTCTTTGCTTTTGGCGGGCATGCCCCCACCTTAAAGCATTGGGTTGCGCTTTAGCGAGCGAGGTGCCTAAGGTTTTTAAAGCGGAGATCGCCGCTTTAAGCATCGTCCCAAGGGAGATCCGATGACCCCGTACGAAGTCCAGCACCAGCTCGGCAAGAAGTTCCACGCCTGTCTCACCGCGGGTGACTGGGAGGGCATCCGCGGCCTGCTCACCGACGACGCCACCTGGACGCTCCCCGGTGACAACACCATCTCCGGTACGGCGGTGGGCGCGGAGGCCGTCGTGGAGCGGGCGAAGAAGATCGCCTCCTACGGTCTCGACTTCGAGCTGCTGCACATCCTGGTGAGCCGCGAGAACATGGCCCTGTCCCTGCACAACACCGCCCGCCGGGGCGAGGTCCGGCTGGACGAGTACCTCTCCACCGTCTGCCGCCTCCGCGACGGCAAGATCGCGAACATCGAGACCTACCTGTCCGATGTCCCCGGCATGAACGCGTTCTTCGTCTGAGCGGCGCCGCTCACACCGTTCTCCGGTAGGCCCGGCCAGGCCGGCGGCTCCGCGGCGGCCTGGCCGGGCTCTGTCGCGAAGCCGTCTCTGGGAACGGTGACTTCCCTTCCCGGGCCGCCACCCGGGCTCCCTCGCAGTTCATCGCGGCGCGTACCGGGGCCCGGCACCGCCCGACTCGCTCCCGGGCCGTCCTCGTCTCTGCCGCCGGATACGCGCTTACGCCAACTGCCGTGTCTGGCACGGAGTTCGCGGGGCATCCGGACAGCAGGAAGGAGGCTGCCGGATGACGACTCCCGCCACACGCCCGCACAGGCGCATGCCCGGCTGGGCGAAGGTGGTGACCACCTTCGCGCTGGTGCTCGTGCTGCTGTTCGCCGGTATCAAGCTGGCGGTGCTTCCGGGCGTCAAGGATCTGTTCGGCACGCAGACGCACGACCGCTCGGGGCCCGCGCTCCTCAAATCCGTCAGGGACATGAGCCGTTACGACGCGGCCTCGGGCAACTTCCAGGTCGTCGTCGACCTGGAGAAGGACGCGAAGTACCTGCCGGACGCCGTTCGCGGCACCCGCACCCTGTATGTCGGCGCGGGCACCGTGGACGCCTATGTGGACCTCGGCAAGGTCGGCGACAAGGACGTGACGGTGAACAAGGACCGTACGTCGGCCACGCTGCGGCTCCCGCACGCGCGGCTGGGTGAACCGGCCCTGGACGCCGACCACTCCTACGCCGTCTCCAAGCAGCGCGGACTCCTCGACCGCCTGGGCGACCTGTTCTCGGACAACCCCAACAGCGAGCACGCCGTGCAGAAGCTCGCCGTGTCCCACATCGGAGAGGCGGCCAGGAACAGCGGACTGACCGCACGGGCCGAGACCAACACCACGGCAATGCTGGAGGGCCTGCTGCACTCGCTCGGCTTCAAGGAAGTGCACGTCTCCTACGGGTCGTGATCCGCGCGCGGCGCCCGGCATCGCGCCGGCCTCACGGTTGACCGCTCCACCACACAGGGTCGTTGACGACTGGAGGACCGAATGGCCCGCACCGCTCCGTACTCACGCGCAGCCGCTCCCGGTCGCGCGCCCCGGTCGAGTCGCCTCGCCTGGTTCGGCCGCCGGGGCCGGGCAGGGGCGCGGTCCCGGGAGGACAGCGAGAAGGCCCCGGCGGCGGAGGCGGGGGGCGGGGGTCGTCTGGCGAAGGCGCGCTCGCGCCGGCGCGGCGGCCCCTTCCGGAGCGCGAGGGCGGGCGCGGCGGGCGGCGCCCGTGGGGCCGCCGCGGTGAAGCGTGCCGCCGGGAAGACGACGCCGGCTCCCCCGCGCCGTCGGCACGTGCTTCCGCTGCCCGTCCGCATGCTGGCGATGCTGGGCGCCTTCGTCTTCATGGTGGCCTTCGCCGTTGTACTGGCCAAGATCACTCTGGCGCCGTCCCCGGCGTCCGTCTCCCTCGCGCACAGCAACCTGCATCCCGGCCGCTCCATCAGGGCCTATCTGGACCAGCCCGAACTGCGCGACGCCGCCAAGCAGATCGGCGGCAACATCCTGCTGGGCGTACCGTTCGGGGTCCTGGTGCCGGTGCTCGCGCCGGGGGCCCGGGGGATCTGGCGGGTCCTGCTGCTGACCGCGACCGTGATGCTGCTGGTGGAGATGGCGCAGGGCGCACTGGTCACCGGGCGGGCCTTCGACGTGGACGACGTCATCCTCAACACGACCGGCGCGCTGGTCGGTTACCTGCTGATGGGCCGCAGGCTGGGGCGGGTGCACGATCGCCGCAGGAGCGACTGACGCGAGCGGCGGGGCGGGCGTGCCGTACGCGGTGAAGCCGCCGGACGTCGCGCCGGCGGGCCGGTGGCGACGCGCACAAGCGGAAGGCTTCGTCCGAGTAGTGCGGATGATCTTTCACTGAGTAGTGTGCGGCATCCGATCGTCCACGGCGCCGGCAGGGCGACGCGCGTACCGCCGACAGGGGCCGGAAAGTGAGCAGACAGATGCAACCGACGTTCGTACTGGTCCACGGAGCCTTCGCCAACTCCTTCTCCTTCGCGCCGCTCCAAGCCGAACTCGGCCTCCTCGGACACCGCTCGGTCGCCGTCGACCTGCCGGGGCACGGGTTCGCGGCGACGTACCCGCGCTCCTACCAGGCGCCGCAGGACCTCGAAGCACTCGCCACCGCGCCCGGGGCCATCAAGGGCGTGACGCTCGCCGACAACGCCACGCACCTCATCGGGATCCTGGAGCGGGCCAAGCGGAACGGGCCCGTCATCCTCGTCTCCCACAGCCGAGGGGGCATGACGGCCACCGTCGCGGCCAATCGGAGGCCCGACCTGATCGACCGCATCGTCTACGTCTCCGCCTGGTGTCCCGTCGACCTCGACGTCAGCGCCTACTACGCCGAGCCCGAGATGGCCGCGGTCGACGCCACGGGGCTGGCCTCGGCGATGGTCGGCGACCCCGCCGAACTCGGACTGCTGCGCTCCAACTTCCGCACCGCCGACCCCGGCGTCCTCGCGGCCTTCAAGGCGGCGTTCCTCGCCGACGGAACGGACGACGAGTTCATGGTCTTCCTCAACACCTTCCAGCCCGACGAGAACCTCGACGCCGGCACGCCGGACGACCGCGCACAGGCCGACACGTGGGGCCGCATCCCCAGGACGTACGTCCGGCTGACCGACGACACCAGCGTGCCGCTCGCCATGCAGGACCGGATGATCCGCGAGGGCGACGCGCTGACGCCGGAGAACCCCTACGACGTCCGCACGCTCACCAGCAGCCACCTGAAGTGGCTGGTCGACCCGGCGCCGGCGGCCCAGGTCCTGGCTGACACCGCCGCGCTGTTGCCTTCCGGCTCGTAGCCCCGGGCGGACGGCCTACGCGCTCCTCGGTCGCGGGGAGTAGGTCCTGCGCCCCAGGCGCGACCCGTGCTCGCCTGGCTAGGGTCGCTCTTCATGGACACCACGGGAACCGTTCCCCGCCGGACAGCGGAGCGCGTACGCGACACTCTCGAACGACTCGTCACCGAGCGGGACGTGTGGCTGTCGACGGCTCACCCCGATCACGGACCGCACCAGGTTCCGCTGTGGTTCTTCTGGGACGGCCGGGCCTTGTGGATGTGCACCGGCGCCACCTCCGTGACCGCGCGGAACGTCCGCGCGGAGCCGCGCGTGCGCCTCGCGCTGCCGGACACCTTCGACGTGGTGCTCCTCCAGGGTGAGGCCACGTGCTTCCCGGACGATGAGGTGCCCGCGGCCGCAGCGGAGGCGTTCGCCGGCAAGTTCGGCTGGGATCCGCGTGCGGAAGAGGCTCCCCAGGTGTACGTACGCGTGGTGCCGCGGACCGTGCGCGCCTGGCGCGGCGTGCCGGAACTGCGCGGGAGAGTCGTCATGCGCGACGGGGCGTGGCTGGCATGACGACCGTCCCGCGCCGACGGCCTGCCTAACCGGCCCTGCTCCGCAGCTCGTCCGCGATCGCGGTCCGCAGCGGCCGGAGTTCTTCGTCGATCGCCTGCGCTTCCTCTCCACTCGGCGGCGCCGCGGTCCTGGGGCCGGGAATCCGGTTCACGAACTGGATGCGGAAGTACGTGGGCGGGGAGCTGCCGTCGGTCGAGGTGCCGCGCAACCGGGCGAGGCGCAGGAGCCGCTCGCGTTCCGTGTCCGGAACCGACGCCAGGGATGCGCGCACCCGTGCCCAGACGTCGCCCCCGCTCCGGGCCGCTCGTTCGACGGCGAAGCGGGCGGTCTCGTCCAGCAGCAGCGCCCGGAGCAGCCCGTCCGCCGAGGCGGTGGAAGAGACCCGGACGGACATCTCGTCGGCCCGGTACTGCGACTGCCTGCCGGAGAGGTCGTCGAGCCGGCCGAGCAGCCGGTGGAGCGCGAGCATGCCGTGGGCCAACAGGTTCTGCAGGGGTTGGGCAAGGGCATGGCCCAGGCTGATGTTGGTGTTCTGCCGCAGCGAGTCCGGGCGGAACGCGTTCGCGTCCGCCACGCCCTGCCGTGCGGCCTCCAGTTCGGTCGTGGGGCTGATCATGTCCGCCCAGGTGGCGAGCGCGTCCAGGGCCGTCCGGATCCAGGCGCCGCTCGGACCGCCCCGGGTCGAGGCACGACCGAGGTCATGGCCGAGCAGTGCGAGCCGCTGGTCGGCGGTGAGGGTCTCCCAGAGCGGCAGACCGATGACGAGGACACGCCGCCGGCGCGGTCCCACCACCGTGCAGCCCGAGCCGTACCGCGCGTCGACGGCGATCGCGTCCATCGGCTTGGTGCCGAGTTCGGCGGCGATCCGCTTCGTCACCGCATGCAGCACCGGCGCGGCGGCGGCGTCCAGGGTGTGCCGGGGCATCCTGCCGAATCGTGGACGGAGCACCAGTGCGATGACGCATTCCGCCGCGCCCAGTACCCGCTCCGGCCAGGTGCCGACGACGAGCAACCACACGCCGGTACCCGCGAGCGCGACGGTGACCAGGTTGACGACGGTCGCGAGCGCCAGCGCGCCGACGAGGGCGGCATTCCACGGCGCGGTCCTACGGCCGTCCGCCAATACGCGTTCGAGCGCGCGCTGCTGACGGGCCAAGGACCTCGGTCCGCCCTTCCAAGAGACATCGCCGCCCTGCGGGTCGAGATTCCAGTCGCAGGCCGGGCACCAGGCGCTGAACCGGGGATCCGAGTCCGGCAGGGCCGCGTGACATCGCGGGCAGCCAGGGCCTATGTCTTCGTACACGGAGGTGATCTTGTCTCTGTGGGTGGCGCGGCAACAGATCGCGCTTGAGGCTTTGTCCAATCATTGCGCGTCGTTGGCGTGCCGCCGTGCTCCGTTCGCCCGGTTCGCGGCGTTGGCCCCGACACGGTCCGTCGGTCCGCCTGCGGCCTCGCGTGTTCTACCGCGTCACCGGGCGGTTGGCGGCCGTGTACTCGTCCGCGATGCCGAAGACGCCGGCACAGCACGGGCATTCCGCCTTGCCGAAAAGGTGGGCGATTCCGTCGGCGAGCGTCTCCTGCCCGTCGCGGACGGTGATCCGGTGCATCCAGCGGCCGGTTCCGGTGAGTTCGTCGGCGGTGGCCGGCCGCAGGTCCCGCCGGATCTCCTCGTTCCCGTCCCGCGCCTGCGAGCAGCGTCCGAATCCACCGATGACGATCATCACGCCCGTGCCGCAGTGGGGGCAGTCCACGTGGTGGACGTCGTCGGTGAAACCCTCCAGGGCGTTCGCCCAGTGGTACTCCTCCTCGGCCGCGAGCAGGGCGCGGAAGCACACCGGACAGTCGGCCGGCCGCGAGCGCAGGTGCCGGTCCAGGACATCGCGGAACTCCCTGACCGCGTCAGCGCGGTCCGCCAGCAGGTCGTCACAGCCGTGTCGCCCGGCGTCGCGCTCCAGGATCTTCCCGGCAAGGGCGCGTGCCCCGGCACTGCGGGGAGCGAGGCGCACCAGGTGCGGCAGGCGGAACCAGCCGGGGACACCAGGTCGTGTTCCAGGACGAGTCGCCATCCCAGCTCCTTCCACGCCTCGGCGTCGTCCTGGTGCTCCACCCGCCGCAAAAGCTCCGGAACCCGGTCGACGCCGAAGC
This Streptomyces misionensis DNA region includes the following protein-coding sequences:
- a CDS encoding carotenoid oxygenase family protein, with protein sequence MASHTRRRLLKGAAVAAAGSVAGSGLGPGFFTAAAQAGPTAGTGGTTGATPFLEGAFAPVTEELTAFDLEVTGRIPHDLDGRYLRNGPNPLHLEDVRRAHHWMLGDGMVHGVRLRGGRAEWYRNRWVRSSQVAAELGETYPGQAPPDDFACNTHVIPYKGRILALQESGPLPYELDGDLNTVRPYDFHSTLTGAFTAHTKYDAVADELHAIAYYPTWDHVRHIMIDRTGRAVRTTRIAVADAPMMHDFALTEKYVVIVDVPITFDGAAAEAGAIVPYVWNDRHPMRVGLLPRTGGTTRWFEIDPVYYSHTLNAYDEGDTVVVEYIGFPAPFYAAGRGMDGPSATGSPALDRWTIDVRAGRLRGSRLDDRPQEFPRINEALVSRRHRYAYTASAAEMWRAYETVDGVPPDEKFADYLVKHDMLRGNGQLHRFPRGAAVGEPVFVPRRGARDEDDGYVLSYVNDPDRGATDLVILSAQDFAGHPLARIHLPGRVPLGFHGSWIADA
- a CDS encoding TetR/AcrR family transcriptional regulator, which gives rise to MPAKSKDSRPGGRSARVRAAVHRATVDLVQEVGAEKVTIPVVARRAGVNPSSLYRRWGTISALLADVAAQRQDEGAPELLGDLRKDLERAAVWTLTDLSQPGGVAFFRAEVAPDVDERRAGLRECLERVSTRFHAALEAAERRGESAPPLERVLDHVVAPLYFRVVFSIPETNEEYARGLVAELCDSGYGAASRPGRD
- a CDS encoding nuclear transport factor 2 family protein, whose amino-acid sequence is MTPYEVQHQLGKKFHACLTAGDWEGIRGLLTDDATWTLPGDNTISGTAVGAEAVVERAKKIASYGLDFELLHILVSRENMALSLHNTARRGEVRLDEYLSTVCRLRDGKIANIETYLSDVPGMNAFFV
- a CDS encoding DUF4230 domain-containing protein, which codes for MTTPATRPHRRMPGWAKVVTTFALVLVLLFAGIKLAVLPGVKDLFGTQTHDRSGPALLKSVRDMSRYDAASGNFQVVVDLEKDAKYLPDAVRGTRTLYVGAGTVDAYVDLGKVGDKDVTVNKDRTSATLRLPHARLGEPALDADHSYAVSKQRGLLDRLGDLFSDNPNSEHAVQKLAVSHIGEAARNSGLTARAETNTTAMLEGLLHSLGFKEVHVSYGS
- a CDS encoding VanZ family protein codes for the protein MKRAAGKTTPAPPRRRHVLPLPVRMLAMLGAFVFMVAFAVVLAKITLAPSPASVSLAHSNLHPGRSIRAYLDQPELRDAAKQIGGNILLGVPFGVLVPVLAPGARGIWRVLLLTATVMLLVEMAQGALVTGRAFDVDDVILNTTGALVGYLLMGRRLGRVHDRRRSD
- a CDS encoding alpha/beta fold hydrolase; this translates as MQPTFVLVHGAFANSFSFAPLQAELGLLGHRSVAVDLPGHGFAATYPRSYQAPQDLEALATAPGAIKGVTLADNATHLIGILERAKRNGPVILVSHSRGGMTATVAANRRPDLIDRIVYVSAWCPVDLDVSAYYAEPEMAAVDATGLASAMVGDPAELGLLRSNFRTADPGVLAAFKAAFLADGTDDEFMVFLNTFQPDENLDAGTPDDRAQADTWGRIPRTYVRLTDDTSVPLAMQDRMIREGDALTPENPYDVRTLTSSHLKWLVDPAPAAQVLADTAALLPSGS
- a CDS encoding pyridoxamine 5'-phosphate oxidase family protein, which encodes MDTTGTVPRRTAERVRDTLERLVTERDVWLSTAHPDHGPHQVPLWFFWDGRALWMCTGATSVTARNVRAEPRVRLALPDTFDVVLLQGEATCFPDDEVPAAAAEAFAGKFGWDPRAEEAPQVYVRVVPRTVRAWRGVPELRGRVVMRDGAWLA
- a CDS encoding M48 family metallopeptidase; protein product: MARQQRALERVLADGRRTAPWNAALVGALALATVVNLVTVALAGTGVWLLVVGTWPERVLGAAECVIALVLRPRFGRMPRHTLDAAAAPVLHAVTKRIAAELGTKPMDAIAVDARYGSGCTVVGPRRRRVLVIGLPLWETLTADQRLALLGHDLGRASTRGGPSGAWIRTALDALATWADMISPTTELEAARQGVADANAFRPDSLRQNTNISLGHALAQPLQNLLAHGMLALHRLLGRLDDLSGRQSQYRADEMSVRVSSTASADGLLRALLLDETARFAVERAARSGGDVWARVRASLASVPDTERERLLRLARLRGTSTDGSSPPTYFRIQFVNRIPGPRTAAPPSGEEAQAIDEELRPLRTAIADELRSRAG